Within Elizabethkingia sp. JS20170427COW, the genomic segment ACAAAGTCTACCCCATGAATTCCTCTCTCGTACATGTGTTTTAGTGCGTTATTTCCACCGCCACCAACACCAATTACTTTTATAATTGCAGAATTTCCTTTTGGTAAATCAAACTGAAACCCTTGTCTATTAGTATCTTCCATTTTAGTTTAGTTTATATTTTATGGTTTGCAAAAATCAACAAAATTTAAAAAAAATACAGAAAAAAACAATGTTTTTTACTCTTTTTCTTCAAAAAACTCTCTTACTCTATTCATAATTATTTGACTTATAGTAAGTTTGGTCTTTTTCTTTGGCTCAACTTCTGGTTGTTTTACTTCCTCATTAGAGTTTGCTTCTATTTCTTGAGATGCTCCATTGGCTTGTGCTTCTGCAGAAAATTCAACTAGTTTTTTATTTGCTTCTACAGCTTCTGTGGACTCTTGTTTTTTGTGCTCCCTAACCGATAAACTTTCCATAAGAAGCCCTATAGAAGTTGCAAATTCTGGGCTCTTTAAATATTGGTTTTTATCATTGGCAACAAACTCATTGGCATATCCTATTCTTGCATCAAACCCTGTAATATAGTTGGAAAGTTGTCTAAGGTTTTTCAGGTTAGATCCTCCTCCCGTTAATACAATTCCTGCGATTAGCTTTTTCTTTTGCTCGTAAGCTCCATATGCCTTTAGTTCGTTATTAGCCATTTCCAATATTTCTTCTACTCTGGCATTAATAATTTGAGCTAGTGTTCTTAATGAGATTTCCTTATCGGGTCTTCCATGTAATCCTGGGATAGTGATAAAGGTAGATTCCTTCTCCAACTCTGGAATAGCTGAGCCAAATTTAACTTTTAACTTTTCAGCATGGTTCTCGATGATAGAACAGCCTTCTTTAATATCGTCTGTAATAATCCCTCCACCATAAGGAATTACACAAGTATGTCTAATAATATTATTTTTGAAAATCGCTATATCGGTAGTACCACCACCTATATCAATAATGGCTACTCCAGCTTCTTTTTCTTCCTTAGTTAAAACAGACTCTGCAGAAGCTAAAGGTTCTAGGGTAAGGGCTTCCATTTCTAAGCCCGCCTCTTTCACACAACGGATAATATTTCGGATAGAGCTCATCTGCCCAACGACTACATGGAAGTTGGCTTCCAACCTCTTGCCATGCATACCTATAGGCTCTTGAATTTCTCCTTCGGAATCAACTTTATATTCTTGAGGAAGTACATGGATAATTTGCTCTCCTGGCAGCATCACCAATTTTTTAACTTGGTCTTTTAGCTGTTCTACATCTTCTTCGGTGATTATTTTTTCAGGATGCTCTCTCATGATGTAGTCTGAATGCTGAAGGCTTCGGATATGCTTCCCTGCAATCCCTACCGTTACTTTATCAATCTTTACTCCAGAACTTTTTTCTGCTTGGGATACCGCAGACTGAATAGAGTTGATTGTTTGAGCGATATTATTAACAATACCTTTATGCACGCCTAAACTTTTGGCACGCCCCATCCCCATTATTTCTATCTTCCCATTGGTATTCTTCTTCCCAACGATGGCAACAATTTTTGTGGTTCCTATATCTAAGCCTACAGAATAGTCGCTAATTTCCATTGTATATTTGTTTTAGTCTGTTTTTGTTATTTAATTTATCTTGTTGTGGCATTAGCAGTGGTTACTGTGGGTGTCCCGGTAACGGTATTGCTAATTTCTGTATCTTTTTCCAAATGCTCATCAGGCTTGTAGCCTTTCTTCAAAGTTGTTACTACCTGATTGTTATATTTCATCGATATTCTATCGTATTTTAACGAATCTTGGTAAACCAAATATTTTTTGGTAAAAGCCTTAAAACCGTAAAGTTTAAATCCTAAATTATCCAAGCTCCCAATTTCTACTTTAAAGTTACCATTATTGGTTAACAATTCATAGTTATTAGGTGATGATAAATGAATTCCTATGAAATATTTCTTCAGAAAATCATCTTGATTAATTGTTTTTACCAATTTTAAAAGCTGGGAATAATCTGCTTTCGGAATTTTACCAAACACCAAGATACAAGGGTAAGAGTAGTTATCATTGATGGGAAACTCTTCTCCCTTTTTATCTAAGTAAAACTGCCTATCCCCTGTATTAATCCGCATTATCGGAACCTTTTGTTTCACTAGGATATTAAGTTCTCCATTCAAGTTAAGATAAACATTGGCACTATCTACCGCTGTAAGATTAGAAATCTTTTTCTCTATAGCGTCAATTTCCAAATCTTTTATTTTACGAGTAGGATTTGATTTTTTTACAACATCCTTGATCTTATCCTCTCCTATAAAATAAACAGGTTCTTCTTGGTCTATTCTTATTTTAACCACAGATTCCTTCTCTCCAAAGCGTTTCAATGAAAAATTAAGCAGAAAAGCCAATAAGACTACCACTATAAATATTTTTAAAATTCTATATTTATTTTTCATTTTTTCGCTTGTGTAAAGTGGTTTTTAAATTTAATAATTATTATTTAATGAAATATAATGTTTTTTCTATTTTTTTATTCTGCTTCTTTTCCTAACCAGTTCATGATAGGATCATATAAAGTGTCGATATTACCCGCTCCTACGGTAAGAACAATATCAAAATCTTTTGATTTTATTTTCTCAAAAGCATCTTGAAGGGTGCTTACTTCTTTTTTGTTTTCAGGGAGAGCTACTTTGCTAAGCAACCAATCGGATGTAACTCCTTCAATAGGAAGTTCTCTTGCAGGATAAATGTCTAACAAAATCAATTCATCTGCTTTGCTCAAACTCTCTGCAAATCCATCTGCAAAGTCTCTGGTTCGGGTAAACAAATGAGGCTGAAAAGCGATCAACAACTTTTTATCTGGGTAAAAAGTTTTTATAGAACCTATTACAGCATTCAGTTCGGTAGGGTGATGGGCATAATCATCCACGTACATCTTTCCACTTTCAAAGAAATGTTTTGTATATCTTCTCTTAATTCCTTTAAAGCTTTTAATTCCTTTTTTCAAGTCTTCATAACTAGCTCCTAACTTATGAACTACTGCAATGGCTGCTGTTGCGTTTTCAACATTGTGTATTCCTAATAAATTCCACTCAAAGCCTGAGATTGTTTCCTCTCCGGCATGAAAATCAAAGCTTAGTACGCCTTTGTTTGCCTGTATATTATCGGAATAGAAATCTGCCGTTTCATTAACTGCATATGTTTTAGAATTCCTTCCGATTGCCAAACCTTTTCTTACGAATAGTTGTTCTTCATCAGCTACCAACGCCGCAAAGTCTTTGAAAGATTGCTCGATATGTGCTTTATCCCCATAGATATCCAAATGGTCTGCATCCATTGAGGTTACCACAGCCCATTTCGGACGGAGATTCATAAATGATCTATCGTATTCATCTGCCTCTACTACAGAAATATCGGTTCCGTTATAGATAAAATTAGATTGGTAGTTCTCTGAAATACCGCCTAAAAATCCAGAAAAAGGTAAATTGGCAACCTTACACAAATGCGCTATTAGGGTAGAAGTTGTAGTTTTCCCATGGGTACCTGCCACCGCTACACATTGAGTGGTTTCGGTAAGTATTCCTAAAACCTTTGCCCTCTTCATAATGGTAAATCCTTTCTCTTGAAAAAAGTCCAGAATCCCCAATTTTTTAATTGCAGGAGTAAATACCACCAAAGTGCTCTCTGGGGTTAATCCTTTTTCAGTTTCGGTAAGTTGATCTTGGAAATTAATAGAAATTCCTTCTCCTTCCAATACTGTTGTTAGCTTGGTATGGGTCTTATCATAACCTACAACATTTTTCCCTATCGATTTGAAATAACGAGCCAACGTGCTCATTCCTATCCCACCAATTCCTACGAAATAATAATTATCGTATGTACTAACATTTGCCATTTTATATCTTATTAAAACCTGTTAATTGTAATATTTGATCTACAATATCCGAAGTTGCCTTAGGTTTTCCTAGTTTTTTTAATTCTTCAGACATTTTACTACGAAGTTCTGTATCTGAACATAATTTTTCCAAACTAGTCCAGAATTTTTCTTTCATCTCTACGTCTTTAACCATGAAGGCCGCATTTTGATCTACTAAGCTTTGCGCATTCTTCGTCTGATGGTCTTCCGCTGCAGTAGGTAAAGGAACCAAGATTACGGGTTTCCCTATATTTTCTAACTCAGAAATAGCAATTGCTCCCGCTCTAGATACGATAATATCAGCCGCCGAGTAAGCTTTTGCCATATCAAAGATAAACTCGTTTAACGAGATATTTTCTAACGAACTTACTTCCTGATTTTTGCTAAGCTGAGGGTAATCTAATTTCCCAGTTTGCCATATCAGTTGATAGCCTTTTTCCGTTAATTGTTGAAGATTATCTAGCCACCCATTATTAAGGGTTCTAGAACCTTGGGATCCTCCAACTGAAAGAATGGTAAGTTGATTTTGTAAAGCAAACTCTTTTTTGGCTACATCGCTCGGGATTCCGTTTTCTAAAACCGATTGACGAATAGGATTCCCAAAATAATAAACCTGAGTATTGGGAAAAAATTTCTCCATCCCTGGATAGGCGGTAAAAATAGCTTTTGCCTTCTTGGAAAGAATCTTATTGGTAACTCCTGGAAAAGAATTCTGTTCTTGGATAAATGTAGGTATCCCTAACTGAGAAGCTGCCCACAATGCTGGCCCACTTGCATATCCTCCTGTCCCAATGGCAAAGTCGGGCTTAAAATTTTTAATAATTTTCTTTGCTTTTATCACACTATTGATAAGCTTGAAAGGCAATTTGAAATTAGAAAATATATTTCCTCTATCAAAACCTGCAATTTCCAAGCCTTCGATATTAAAGCCTGCTTGTGGAACTTTTTCCATTTCCATTTTCCCTAAGGCTCCTATAAATAAAAATTGTGCATCAGGATATCTTTTTTGGATTTCCTGAGCTATTGAAACAGCTGGGAAAATATGTCCCCCTGTTCCTCCTCCGCTTAATAAAACTCTAGGCGATGTCATTAATTTCTTCTATTGATTGTTTTTTTCCTAGTCCTTCTTCCTCGTAGGTAAGAATTCTAGAACTAACATTTAATATTATCCCTAACTGAAAATAGGTTACCAGCATAGAGGTTCCCCCATAACTTATCAGAGGTAAAGGTTGCCCCGTTACTGGTATAAAGCTCACTGCAACTGCAATATTAACCGCCAACTGTACAAATATCATAATCCCCATTGCCAAAACAAGTAAAGACCCAAAAAATACAGGAATCTTACTTGCGATCATTACAATCCTTATAATAATGATTAAATACAATAACATAAGAAATGTAGCTCCTAACAAGCCATACTCCTCAACAATAATGGCAAAGATAAAGTCGGATACCGATTGAGGTAAAGTCTGCTTTAGTGCACTTTTTCCTGGGCCAATCCCAAAAGTACCTCCATGTACAATGGCCGCTGTCGCCTGCAAGGTTTGATAACTTTTCCCCTTTTCTGTATCTGACATCTCGGTGGAGTCGTCTCCTTTCTTTTGATAAGTTTCGATACGGCTCATCCAGGTATGCACCCTATTGCTTCCTATAACATTGGTGTTAAGTGCTAGCAATACATAAAGAGCTACAGCCCCTACCATTACTGCTGTAAATCCCAAAATATATTTTAATGAAAGTCTTCCTAAAGCCATTACAACTAAAGAAACCATCATAATCATTAATCCTGTAGAACCATTGTCTTTTGCTACCAAGAAAAACACTACTAAGGTTGGCACAAACAGCCTTAATATTACAATCTCTATACTATAATTCTCTTTTACATTCTTGGTTAAAAACCTGCAGATGTAAATAATTAACATCAAAAAGGCAAATGCTGAAGGTTGAAAAGTGATAGGTGTCCCGGGTATTTTCAACCATCTAGCAGCACTAGCTCCTCCAATTTCTTCACCCGAAAAAGAAGCCAAGCCTACAGCTCCTACTGTTACTATTAAAAGGAAAAGGCTTAATTTTCCTATATATTCATACTTAAAAATATTAACCAGAGCAATCAATCCAAGGCCTATAACCACAAAGAAGACGTGTTTTACTATATGCCCAAAGGTAGTTCCATTATTAACAATATACTCTAAATTGGAACTTGCCGAATAAACTGGGAAGATCGATAAAAAAGATATCAATAAAATTAGCGACCAAAGGACTTTATCTCCCTTCAGCCATTCTCTTTTGGTTGTAGTTTGCTCTTCCATATTAGGGTAAATTTTAGGATTCTAATACATATTTTTTAAATTGGTCGCCACGGTCTTCATAGCTTTTAAAAAGGTCAAAACTTGCACAACAAGGTGCTAACAAAACCGTCTCTCCTTCTTTTGCAATTTCCTTACATAAGCTCACACATTGTTGCATGCTAGAAGTCTCAAAAATATTATCTACTTTATCTTTAAAGAAGTCGATAATTTTTTGGTTATCTACACCTAGGCAAACAATAGCTCTTACTTTTTTCTTCACTAAGGCTTCTACTTCAGAATAATCATTTCCTTTATCAATACCTCCAACAATCCAAACCGTTGGAGCAGCAACACTCTCTAAAGCAAAATATGCAGCGTTTACATTGGTTGCTTTAGAATCGTTAATAAATTTCACCTTGTTGATATCTGCAACATGTTCCAAACGGTGAGGAACTGCTTGGAAGGTCATCAAGCTATTTTTTATACTCTCGTTACTTATATTCAGAATTTTACTTGCAATACTTGCTGCCAAGCTATTCGCTACATTGTGGCTTCCCACTAAGGAAAGGTCGGCAACCTTCATTTTGAACTCATCTTGTAATTTTACGATAAGTTCATCTTCTACACTATAGCCTCCTTTATCTAATTTTTCCTTTAAGGAAAACGGCAACATCGTTGCTTTAACTTCTAATTTTTGCAGAAGCTTTTGGCTCATTTCGTCATCCTTATTATAAATAAAGAAATTATCATTTTGCTGATTTTCAGTAATTCTGAATTTTGCCAAAGCGTATTCTTCATAATTATAATTATACTGATCCAAATGGTCCTGAGAAAGATTCAACAACAAACTTATATAAGGTCTGAAGTTTTGAATATCATCTAACTGAAAGCTACTCACTTCTAAAACATAATAGTCGTAATTTTCTGTAGCAACTTGGTAAGCAAAGCTTTTTCCAATATTTCCACCTAGTCCTACATTATAGCCATCATTTTTTAAGATATGATAGATTAATGATGTTGTGGTTGTTTTCCCATTACTTCCTGTAATTGCAATGATTTTAGCATTGGTAAATTCTGAAGCAAATTCTATTTCAGAAGACAATCTGATGCCTTGTTGTTTTACTTTAAGTACCAAGTCTGCTTTTTTAGGAATACCTGGACTTTTAATTACCCAATCGGCAGCAAGAACTCTTTCCTCATCATGGCTTCCTTCTTCAAAATCGATAGCATTTTCAATCAATATTTTTTTATAACTATCTTTAATGGTTCCTCTATCCGAAAGAAAAACATTTAAACCTTTAGATTTAGCCAAGATTGCAGCACCTACGCCACTTTCCCCACCTCCTAGAACGACAATATTTTTCAGTTGATTCGTTTCCATTTTTTATCTTATTTTTAGAGTAATTAAACAAATAATAGCAAGCATAATCCCAATAATCATAAATCGGTTTACAATTTTAGATTCATGATAAGATTTTAATTGATAATGGTGATGTAATGGAGACATTAAGAATACTCTTCTTCCTTCTCCGTATTTTTTCTTTGTATATTTAAAATACGCCACTTGTATCATAACCGAAAGGTTTTCGATTAGGAAAATCCCACACAGTACAGGGATTAATAATTCTTTCCTTAAAATAATTGCTAAAACTGCAATAACACCTCCTAGCATTAAACTACCTGTATCTCCCATAAACACCTGAGCTGGGTAGGTATTGTACCAGAAAAACCCTATTACAGCTCCCATCAAGGCTATTGCAAAAATGGTGGTTTCCCCCATATTGGGTAAGAACATGATATTGAGGTAATCGGAAAAAATAATATTTCCTGAAAGGTAAGCAAAGAAGGCCAAAGTCATGAGGATGATTACACTTGTCCCCGCTGCAAGACCATCTATCCCATCGGTAATATTAGCACCATTAGAAACAGCGGTAATAATAAATATTACCATTGGTATAAATACAATCCAAGCCCATTTTTCAGCCTGAGCATCATCCATCCAGAACAACAACTTACTGTAGCTAAATTCATTATTCTTAGCAAAAGGAACTGTTGATACTACATCTTTTTGCGGTGGTGTAAATTTTTTCTCAATATTTTGGCGGTTTTCTTGTGAGGCATTCGCATACTTTCTTTGTATGGTAATATCTGAATGAAAATACATTGTTGTTCCCACAATAAGTCCTAGCCCTACTTGTCCATATACTTTAAATATCCCTTTTAGGCCATCTTTATTCTTTTTGATTTTTTTAAGATAGTCATCTAAAAATCCTATAGCTCCCATCCAAAGCATAGATACTACAAGAAGGATAATATAAATATTAAAAACTTTGGTGAACAGCAAAACAGGAACTATAGTGGCTAAAATAATAATAAGCCCTCCCATGGTTGGAGTCCCTTCTTTTTGTTTTTGCCCTTCTAACCCTAAATCTCTTACGAGCTCTCCCATTTGCTTTTGTCTCAGGATATTGATGACCCTTTTCCCATAGATCATAGCAATTGCTAAAGAGATAAGTATGGAAATCCCAGCTCTAAAGGAGATATACTTCATTAGATTCATCCCGGGAAGATGGATTCCGTTTGCTAATAAATATTCGTATAGATAGTATAACATGTCTTCTTTTTAAATTTTAAAATCAATTTTTATTTACCCATGATTTCTAAAAGTTCAGAAATCACTTCCTTATCATCAAAATGGCTTCTCACTCCTTTTATTTCTTGATAAGTTTCGTGCCCCTTACCTGCCACCAAGACGATATCTCCGCCTTCTGCAAACTTAATTGCCATTTTTATAGCTTCCTTTCTATCG encodes:
- a CDS encoding FtsW/RodA/SpoVE family cell cycle protein, whose product is MEEQTTTKREWLKGDKVLWSLILLISFLSIFPVYSASSNLEYIVNNGTTFGHIVKHVFFVVIGLGLIALVNIFKYEYIGKLSLFLLIVTVGAVGLASFSGEEIGGASAARWLKIPGTPITFQPSAFAFLMLIIYICRFLTKNVKENYSIEIVILRLFVPTLVVFFLVAKDNGSTGLMIMMVSLVVMALGRLSLKYILGFTAVMVGAVALYVLLALNTNVIGSNRVHTWMSRIETYQKKGDDSTEMSDTEKGKSYQTLQATAAIVHGGTFGIGPGKSALKQTLPQSVSDFIFAIIVEEYGLLGATFLMLLYLIIIIRIVMIASKIPVFFGSLLVLAMGIMIFVQLAVNIAVAVSFIPVTGQPLPLISYGGTSMLVTYFQLGIILNVSSRILTYEEEGLGKKQSIEEINDIA
- the ftsA gene encoding cell division protein FtsA, coding for MEISDYSVGLDIGTTKIVAIVGKKNTNGKIEIMGMGRAKSLGVHKGIVNNIAQTINSIQSAVSQAEKSSGVKIDKVTVGIAGKHIRSLQHSDYIMREHPEKIITEEDVEQLKDQVKKLVMLPGEQIIHVLPQEYKVDSEGEIQEPIGMHGKRLEANFHVVVGQMSSIRNIIRCVKEAGLEMEALTLEPLASAESVLTKEEKEAGVAIIDIGGGTTDIAIFKNNIIRHTCVIPYGGGIITDDIKEGCSIIENHAEKLKVKFGSAIPELEKESTFITIPGLHGRPDKEISLRTLAQIINARVEEILEMANNELKAYGAYEQKKKLIAGIVLTGGGSNLKNLRQLSNYITGFDARIGYANEFVANDKNQYLKSPEFATSIGLLMESLSVREHKKQESTEAVEANKKLVEFSAEAQANGASQEIEANSNEEVKQPEVEPKKKTKLTISQIIMNRVREFFEEKE
- the murD gene encoding UDP-N-acetylmuramoyl-L-alanine--D-glutamate ligase, which encodes METNQLKNIVVLGGGESGVGAAILAKSKGLNVFLSDRGTIKDSYKKILIENAIDFEEGSHDEERVLAADWVIKSPGIPKKADLVLKVKQQGIRLSSEIEFASEFTNAKIIAITGSNGKTTTTSLIYHILKNDGYNVGLGGNIGKSFAYQVATENYDYYVLEVSSFQLDDIQNFRPYISLLLNLSQDHLDQYNYNYEEYALAKFRITENQQNDNFFIYNKDDEMSQKLLQKLEVKATMLPFSLKEKLDKGGYSVEDELIVKLQDEFKMKVADLSLVGSHNVANSLAASIASKILNISNESIKNSLMTFQAVPHRLEHVADINKVKFINDSKATNVNAAYFALESVAAPTVWIVGGIDKGNDYSEVEALVKKKVRAIVCLGVDNQKIIDFFKDKVDNIFETSSMQQCVSLCKEIAKEGETVLLAPCCASFDLFKSYEDRGDQFKKYVLES
- the murC gene encoding UDP-N-acetylmuramate--L-alanine ligase; the encoded protein is MANVSTYDNYYFVGIGGIGMSTLARYFKSIGKNVVGYDKTHTKLTTVLEGEGISINFQDQLTETEKGLTPESTLVVFTPAIKKLGILDFFQEKGFTIMKRAKVLGILTETTQCVAVAGTHGKTTTSTLIAHLCKVANLPFSGFLGGISENYQSNFIYNGTDISVVEADEYDRSFMNLRPKWAVVTSMDADHLDIYGDKAHIEQSFKDFAALVADEEQLFVRKGLAIGRNSKTYAVNETADFYSDNIQANKGVLSFDFHAGEETISGFEWNLLGIHNVENATAAIAVVHKLGASYEDLKKGIKSFKGIKRRYTKHFFESGKMYVDDYAHHPTELNAVIGSIKTFYPDKKLLIAFQPHLFTRTRDFADGFAESLSKADELILLDIYPARELPIEGVTSDWLLSKVALPENKKEVSTLQDAFEKIKSKDFDIVLTVGAGNIDTLYDPIMNWLGKEAE
- the murG gene encoding undecaprenyldiphospho-muramoylpentapeptide beta-N-acetylglucosaminyltransferase, whose product is MTSPRVLLSGGGTGGHIFPAVSIAQEIQKRYPDAQFLFIGALGKMEMEKVPQAGFNIEGLEIAGFDRGNIFSNFKLPFKLINSVIKAKKIIKNFKPDFAIGTGGYASGPALWAASQLGIPTFIQEQNSFPGVTNKILSKKAKAIFTAYPGMEKFFPNTQVYYFGNPIRQSVLENGIPSDVAKKEFALQNQLTILSVGGSQGSRTLNNGWLDNLQQLTEKGYQLIWQTGKLDYPQLSKNQEVSSLENISLNEFIFDMAKAYSAADIIVSRAGAIAISELENIGKPVILVPLPTAAEDHQTKNAQSLVDQNAAFMVKDVEMKEKFWTSLEKLCSDTELRSKMSEELKKLGKPKATSDIVDQILQLTGFNKI
- the mraY gene encoding phospho-N-acetylmuramoyl-pentapeptide-transferase, yielding MLYYLYEYLLANGIHLPGMNLMKYISFRAGISILISLAIAMIYGKRVINILRQKQMGELVRDLGLEGQKQKEGTPTMGGLIIILATIVPVLLFTKVFNIYIILLVVSMLWMGAIGFLDDYLKKIKKNKDGLKGIFKVYGQVGLGLIVGTTMYFHSDITIQRKYANASQENRQNIEKKFTPPQKDVVSTVPFAKNNEFSYSKLLFWMDDAQAEKWAWIVFIPMVIFIITAVSNGANITDGIDGLAAGTSVIILMTLAFFAYLSGNIIFSDYLNIMFLPNMGETTIFAIALMGAVIGFFWYNTYPAQVFMGDTGSLMLGGVIAVLAIILRKELLIPVLCGIFLIENLSVMIQVAYFKYTKKKYGEGRRVFLMSPLHHHYQLKSYHESKIVNRFMIIGIMLAIICLITLKIR
- a CDS encoding cell division protein FtsQ/DivIB → MKNKYRILKIFIVVVLLAFLLNFSLKRFGEKESVVKIRIDQEEPVYFIGEDKIKDVVKKSNPTRKIKDLEIDAIEKKISNLTAVDSANVYLNLNGELNILVKQKVPIMRINTGDRQFYLDKKGEEFPINDNYSYPCILVFGKIPKADYSQLLKLVKTINQDDFLKKYFIGIHLSSPNNYELLTNNGNFKVEIGSLDNLGFKLYGFKAFTKKYLVYQDSLKYDRISMKYNNQVVTTLKKGYKPDEHLEKDTEISNTVTGTPTVTTANATTR